Proteins found in one Sorghum bicolor cultivar BTx623 chromosome 1, Sorghum_bicolor_NCBIv3, whole genome shotgun sequence genomic segment:
- the LOC8061174 gene encoding BI1-like protein, translating into MGKHGKCSHDIEACYPPGADGGMYPYMMESPQLRWAFIRKVYAIVCLQLLLTVAVAAAVNLVGPIADFFLSRTIGAIAATIAVIIFPILVMIPMIIYRKRHPVNLVLLALFTVGISFAVGLSCLSAKGPVILEAVVITMVVVLGLTAYTFWAAKQGYDFEFLGPFLVAAVLILMLFGLVRILFPLGKTGTMVYGCIAALVFSGFIIYDTDNLIKRYSYDEYVSAAIELYLDIINLFQAILAILEGVD; encoded by the exons ATGGGCAAGCACGGCAAGTGCAGCCACGACATCGAGGCGTGCTACCCGCCGGGGGCCGACGGCGGCATGTACCCGTACATGATGGAGAGCCCGCAGCTTCGGTGGGCCTTCATCCGCAAGGTGTACGCGATCGTCTGCCTGCAGCTGCTGCTCACGGtggccgtcgccgccgcggtCAACCTCGTCGGCCCCATCGCCGACTTCTTCCTCTCCCGCACCATTGGCGCCATCGCCGCCACCATCGCCGTCATCATCTTCCCCATCCTCG tGATGATTCCGATGATCATTTACCGGAAGCGGCACCCGGTGAACCTCGTGCTCCTGGCGCTCTTCACCGTCGGCATCAGCTTCGCCGTGGGGCTCAGCTGCCTGTCGGCGAAGGGCCCCGTCATACTGGAGGCGGTGGTGATCACCATGGTGGTGGTGCTGGGGCTCACCGCCTACACCTTCTGGGCGGCCAAGCAAGGCTACGACTTCGAGTTCCTGGGGCCATTCCTGGTGGCCGCCGTCCTCATCCTCATGCTCTTCGGCCTCGTGCGGATCCTCTTCCCGCTGGGGAAGACGGGGACCATGGTGTACGGCTGCATCGCCGCGCTCGTCTTCTCCGGCTTCATCATCTACGACACCGACAACCTCATCAAGCGCTACTCCTACGACGAGTACGTCAGCGCCGCCATCGAGCTCTACCTCGACATCATCAACCTCTTCCAGGCCATACTCGCCATACTCGAAGGCGTCGACTGA
- the LOC8061175 gene encoding PITH domain-containing protein At3g04780 produces the protein MAADSTAAAAAAAATPAPAPAATVQVPRGQVDLIDFIDWTGVECLNQDSSHSIVNALKQSLRDDEGLYLASDSDEQLLIYIPFMQVIKLHSALFKGPEEEGPKTIKLFSNKEHMGFSNVNDYPPSDTLELSSDHLIENKPLPLKYVKFQNVRSLTIFIEDNQSGSDVSKIHKIALYGTTVDTTNMKDLKKIEEH, from the exons ATGGCTGCCGacagcaccgccgccgccgccgccgccgcggccacccCGGCCCCCGCCCCGGCCGCGACCGTGCAGGTGCCGCGCGGGCAGGTGGATCTGATCGACTTCATCGACTGGACCGGCGTCGAGTGCCTCAACCAGGACTCGTCCCATAGCATCGTCAACGCGCTCAAGCAG AGTTTGCGGGACGACGAGGGGTTGTACCTCGCCAGCGATTCGGACGAGCAGCTGCTGATCTACATCCCCTTCATGCAGGTGATCAAACTGCATTCCGCGCTATTCAAAGGCCCCGAGGAAGAGG GCCCCAAAACAATAAAACTCTTCTCCAATAAAGAGCATATGGGTTTCAG CAATGTCAATGACTATCCACCAAGTGACACCCTCGAGCTATCCTCCGATCATTTGATAGAG AATAAACCTTTGCCGCTAAAGTATGTCAAGTTCCAAAATGTTCGCAG tctgACTATATTTATTGAGGACAACCAAAGTGGAAGTGATGTCTCAAAAATTCACAAGATTGCTCTTTATGGAACAAC TGTGGACACAACAAATATGAAAGATTTGAAGAAGATAGAAGAGCACTGA